One Vespa crabro chromosome 1, iyVesCrab1.2, whole genome shotgun sequence genomic region harbors:
- the LOC124429216 gene encoding uncharacterized protein LOC124429216, translating into MRDLENQRILKDEECFEVVRKKLHRDCMEDFSLIDYELVPIDGVNGYMGQYFKLKATVARPMTPLETKDLNFFTKIPPPITSPQYKFIQQYGTFKKEVELYTRVFPEVLNGPEQKYIPECFLGLENDVIVLEDMAYSGFIMTDKFEPFDFEHCQVLMKTLARFHAKSFIFEEQYKKNLHDEFSHCMQETLWSQKDGKSKAMFDAAVKGTVSMIEIIPNLNEDQKKVLKEKLIDLSASHMDKLSPSSKHKNVLCHGDLWANNILFKYDKDKKPIECCLIDFQLARYNPPAHDILCFFQFTTSRELRDKYCETLLKIYYDSMTEALKEATLDISMIFPWIEFISSIEDLRIMCIIHGILNTPIMLLDPGAASKYFSEEPELLENILYEDRTPLICGQFENVPKYRARMLEGLFELYDRLID; encoded by the exons ATGCGTGATCTAGAGAATCAAAGAATCTTAAAGGACGAAGAATGTTTCGAGGTGGTAAGGAAGAAACTTCATCGAGATTGCATGGAGGATTTCTCTTTGATCGATTACGAGTTAGTACCTATAGACGGTGTCAATGGTTACATGGGTCAATATTTTAAACTGAAAGCTACGGTCGCACGTCCGATGACACCGTTGGAAACGAAggatttgaatttctttacaaAGATACCACCGCCTATCACTAGCCCAcaatataaattcattcaaCAATATGGTACCTTCAAGAAAGAAGTCGAACTTTATACCAGAGTATTTCCTGAAGTTTTGAATGGTCctgaacaaaaatatataccaGAGTGTTTCTTGGGTTTGGAAAATGATGTAATTGTATTGGAAGACATGGCGTATAGTGGATTCATTATGACCGACAAATTTGAACCATTCGATTTTGAACATTGTCAGGTCTTGATGAAGACACTTGCTAGGTTCCATGCAAAGTCATTTATTTTCGAGgaacaatataaaaagaatttacacGATGAATTCTCTCATTGCATGCAAGAAACACTTTGGTCTCAAAAGGATGGTAAAAGTAAGGCCATGTTCGATGCTGCTGTTAAGGGTACCGTTTCTATGATCGAGATCATACCAAATTTGAACGAAGATCAGAAGAAAGTTTTAAAGGAAAAACTCATCGATCTATCGGCAAGTCACATGGATAAATTATCACCCTCGTCTAAGCATAAGAATGTCTTGTGTCATGGCGATTTATGGGCAAATAATATACTATTTAAGTATGACAAAGATAAGAAACCAATCGAGTGTTGCCTGATAGATTTTCAATTAGCCAG gTACAATCCACCAGCGCATGATATATTATGTTTCTTTCAATTTACGACTAGCCGAGAATTACGAGATAAATATTGTGAGACcttattaaaaatctattatgATTCAATGACAGAAGCATTGAAAGAAGCAACTCTGGACATATCAATGATCTTTCCATGGATCGAGTTTATATCGTCGATTGAGGATTTACGTATTATGTGCATTATTCATGGTATCTTGAATACACCAATCATGCTTTTGGATCCTGGCGCGGCCAGCAAGTACTTCAGCGAGGAACCTGAACTTCTCGAAAATATTCTCTACGAAGATAGGACACCTCTTATTTGTGGACAATTTGAGAATGTTCCGAAATATCGGGCCAGAATGCTAGAGGGTTTGTTCGAGTTATATGATCGTTTGatcgattaa